One window of Aliarcobacter lanthieri genomic DNA carries:
- a CDS encoding lysophospholipid acyltransferase family protein: MKRIVKILFFALIIKPVVFVVLGLNIRGRENLPKIGGAVIAPNHNSHLDTLVIMSLYPLNIIEKVRPIAASDYFMKNRFMSWISTYCIGIIPLDRSGSSLQEDLFKEPHKALDNGEILILFPEGSRGKPEQMARLKKGLYYLLKDKQDITITPIAMQGLGNALPKGEALFVPFNCQVIIGNPMDIPENSQILNETLKEFFEINLKQIA; the protein is encoded by the coding sequence ATGAAAAGAATTGTTAAAATTTTATTCTTTGCTCTAATTATAAAACCAGTAGTTTTTGTAGTTTTAGGATTAAATATTAGAGGTAGAGAAAATCTACCAAAAATCGGTGGAGCAGTTATCGCTCCTAATCATAATAGTCATTTAGATACTTTAGTAATCATGAGTTTATATCCATTAAATATAATAGAAAAAGTTCGTCCTATTGCAGCATCTGATTATTTTATGAAAAATAGATTTATGTCATGGATTTCTACTTATTGTATAGGGATTATTCCTTTGGATAGAAGTGGTTCTAGTTTGCAAGAAGATTTATTTAAAGAACCTCATAAAGCATTGGATAATGGAGAAATTTTAATTCTATTTCCTGAAGGGAGTAGAGGAAAACCAGAACAGATGGCAAGATTGAAAAAAGGATTATATTATTTATTAAAGGATAAACAAGATATTACCATTACTCCTATTGCTATGCAAGGTTTAGGAAATGCTTTACCAAAAGGAGAAGCTTTATTTGTCCCTTTTAATTGTCAAGTTATAATAGGTAATCCTATGGATATTCCTGAAAACTCTCAAATATTAAATGAAACATTAAAAGAATTTTTTGAAATAAATTTAAAACAAATTGCTTAA
- a CDS encoding phosphatidate cytidylyltransferase codes for MFNIAQHSLYAMICTIIILVIATLIYKYKKVNNPNRDFNELGLRIKSWWWMIAIVFLALSISLKSALVFFAFLSFLALKEFLSIVSVRYVDRRAIFWAYLSIPLQYYWISIGWYGMFIIFIPVYLFLFIPIRLVLIGETSGFIKSASIIQWATMLTVFSVSHIAYLMALPVHNTLAGSIGPVLFLLIMTQFNDVSQYVFGKLFGKHKIIPKVSPNKTWEGFLGGVFTVTLISGIVAPYLTPLDMSYGFMAGFIISFIGFFGDVVISSVKRDIGIKDTGTFIPGHGGILDRIDSLMYTAPVFFHFLYYVSY; via the coding sequence ATGTTTAATATTGCTCAACATTCATTATATGCTATGATTTGTACAATTATTATTTTAGTTATAGCTACATTAATATATAAGTATAAAAAAGTAAATAATCCAAATAGAGATTTTAATGAATTGGGATTAAGAATAAAATCTTGGTGGTGGATGATTGCTATTGTTTTTTTAGCATTAAGTATTAGTTTAAAATCTGCTTTAGTATTTTTTGCATTTTTATCTTTTTTAGCACTAAAAGAGTTTTTATCAATAGTTTCAGTTAGATATGTAGATAGAAGAGCTATCTTTTGGGCTTATTTATCAATTCCTCTACAATATTATTGGATTAGTATTGGTTGGTATGGAATGTTTATTATATTTATTCCGGTTTACTTATTCTTATTTATACCTATAAGGTTAGTTTTGATTGGAGAAACAAGTGGTTTTATAAAATCAGCTAGTATTATTCAATGGGCAACTATGTTAACAGTATTTAGTGTAAGTCATATTGCTTACTTGATGGCTTTACCTGTACATAATACTTTAGCAGGAAGTATAGGACCAGTACTATTTTTATTAATAATGACACAATTTAATGATGTTTCACAATATGTATTTGGAAAACTTTTTGGAAAGCATAAAATAATTCCAAAAGTTAGTCCTAATAAAACTTGGGAAGGATTTTTAGGAGGAGTTTTTACAGTAACTTTAATTTCAGGGATAGTAGCTCCATATTTAACACCTTTAGATATGTCCTATGGTTTTATGGCAGGATTTATTATATCTTTTATAGGATTTTTTGGTGATGTTGTAATCTCAAGTGTTAAAAGAGATATTGGTATAAAAGATACTGGAACATTTATACCTGGTCATGGTGGTATTTTAGATAGAATTGATAGTTTGATGTATACTGCGCCTGTATTCTTTCATTTTTTATATTATGTGAGTTACTAA
- a CDS encoding cation:dicarboxylate symporter family transporter, with protein sequence MLESSVKKRDWTYYTIKSLAFWVIVGIIAGIVVGYVNPALGVEAKPGIDWFIRILKWLVGPIIFLTIIYGIVSLENLKELGSLGFKAFIYFEIVSTFALAIGVLFGNLLKPGDGMDLDVSHLDTKGVEQYTSVDPDKVGDIWEILKNAIPTDPITPFLTGQTLQVLVMALSLAILISLFGGKHKPKILKPVEVAQNFFFKILVIIMWFSPIASFSAMAFLIGKFGIDTLINMASLLGVMLISVLAFIFIVLGIIMAFFKVNIFKFMRYIQKEVLIVFATSSSESALAPLMRRLEAAGVNKSVTGLILPTGYSFNLDCTNIYLALSIIFLSQAFNIPLTLEQQLFIIIILMVTSKGAVGVTGSGFIVLAGTLGAMGGAIPMVTVAVLLGVDKFMSEMRAVGNLCGNAVASVVVGAWDKKIDMKQFKYALDNPDKIESTI encoded by the coding sequence ATTTTGGAAAGTAGTGTCAAAAAAAGAGACTGGACTTATTATACAATAAAAAGTTTAGCCTTTTGGGTTATCGTTGGTATTATTGCTGGTATTGTTGTAGGGTATGTTAATCCTGCGTTAGGAGTAGAAGCAAAGCCTGGTATTGATTGGTTTATAAGAATTTTAAAATGGCTTGTTGGACCAATTATTTTCTTAACTATTATTTATGGAATAGTTAGCCTTGAAAATTTAAAAGAACTTGGTTCTTTAGGATTTAAAGCTTTCATTTATTTTGAAATAGTTAGTACATTTGCTTTAGCAATTGGTGTTCTTTTTGGTAATTTATTAAAACCAGGAGATGGAATGGATCTTGATGTTTCACATCTTGATACAAAAGGTGTAGAGCAATATACTAGTGTAGATCCAGACAAAGTTGGAGATATTTGGGAAATACTTAAGAATGCCATTCCAACAGATCCAATAACTCCATTTTTAACAGGTCAAACACTTCAAGTTTTAGTTATGGCTTTAAGTTTAGCTATATTAATTTCTCTTTTTGGAGGAAAACACAAACCTAAAATTTTAAAACCTGTTGAAGTTGCTCAAAACTTTTTCTTTAAAATTTTAGTTATTATTATGTGGTTTTCTCCAATTGCTAGTTTTAGTGCTATGGCATTTTTAATTGGTAAATTTGGTATTGATACTTTAATAAATATGGCTAGTCTTTTAGGTGTTATGCTTATTTCTGTTCTTGCATTTATTTTTATTGTTTTAGGTATTATTATGGCTTTCTTTAAAGTTAATATCTTTAAATTTATGAGATATATACAAAAAGAAGTACTTATAGTATTTGCTACAAGTTCAAGTGAATCAGCACTTGCTCCACTTATGAGAAGATTAGAAGCTGCTGGAGTAAATAAATCTGTTACAGGATTGATTTTACCTACAGGATATTCATTTAATCTTGATTGTACAAATATATACCTTGCTTTATCAATCATTTTCTTATCACAAGCATTTAATATTCCTCTAACATTAGAACAACAACTATTTATAATTATTATTTTGATGGTTACATCAAAAGGAGCAGTTGGAGTTACAGGTTCTGGATTTATTGTACTTGCAGGTACACTTGGTGCTATGGGAGGAGCTATTCCTATGGTTACTGTTGCAGTGTTACTTGGTGTTGATAAATTTATGTCTGAAATGAGAGCTGTTGGAAATCTATGTGGAAATGCTGTTGCTTCAGTTGTAGTTGGAGCATGGGATAAAAAGATAGATATGAAACAATTCAAATATGCTTTAGATAATCCAGATAAAATAGAAAGTACTATTTGA
- a CDS encoding CDP-alcohol phosphatidyltransferase family protein — translation MEDNRRPLKVRGNILSQRFASYLSKKDITPNQISIASIVASLIASILILFISNDNFFTIWIFPILGALFIQIRLLCNLFDGMVALEGGKSTKSGELFNDIPDRISDSLLFIALGYSVSSISFAIELGYIAALFAALTAYVRVLGTSINAGSCFKGPMAKQHRMAVLTISLICTPFEFKFFGTDYILTFTLFIIVIGSFLTIINRIKTIYNTLEGK, via the coding sequence ATGGAAGATAATAGAAGACCTTTGAAAGTAAGAGGAAATATTTTAAGTCAAAGATTTGCAAGTTATTTAAGTAAAAAAGATATTACACCAAATCAAATTTCTATTGCTAGTATAGTTGCTTCTTTAATAGCGTCTATATTAATATTATTTATTTCAAATGATAATTTTTTTACTATTTGGATATTTCCTATTTTGGGTGCATTATTTATTCAAATTCGATTATTATGTAACTTATTTGATGGAATGGTTGCTCTTGAAGGTGGAAAAAGTACAAAGTCAGGAGAATTATTTAATGATATTCCAGATAGGATTTCTGATAGTTTACTTTTTATAGCTTTGGGATATAGTGTTTCTAGTATATCTTTTGCAATCGAACTTGGATATATAGCAGCATTATTTGCAGCATTAACAGCTTATGTAAGAGTTTTAGGAACTAGTATAAATGCTGGAAGTTGTTTTAAAGGTCCTATGGCAAAACAACATAGAATGGCTGTATTAACAATATCTCTTATTTGTACCCCATTTGAATTTAAGTTTTTTGGAACAGATTATATTTTAACATTTACTTTATTTATAATTGTAATTGGTTCTTTTTTGACAATAATTAATAGGATAAAAACTATTTATAATACATTAGAAGGAAAATAA